One region of Anas acuta chromosome Z, bAnaAcu1.1, whole genome shotgun sequence genomic DNA includes:
- the LOC137848337 gene encoding interferon-like: MPGPSAPAPPAIYSALALLLLFTPPANAFSCSPLRLHNSAFAWDSLQLLRDMAPSPTQPCPQQHAPCSFPDTLLDTNDTQQAAHTALHLLQHLFDTLSSPSTPAHWLHTARHDLLNQLQHHIHHLERCFPADAARLHRRGPRNLHLSINKYFGCIQHFLQNHTYSPCAWDHVRLEAHACFQRIHRLTRTMR; the protein is encoded by the coding sequence ATGCCTGGGCCATCAgctccagcaccaccagccATCTACAGCGCCCtggccctcctgctcctcttcacGCCTCCCGCCAAcgccttctcctgcagccccctgcgcCTCCACAACAGCGCCTTCGCCTGggacagcctccagctcctccgcGACatggctcccagccccacacagccctgcccgCAGCAACACGCGCCTTGCTCCTTCCCGGACACCCTCCTGGACACCAACGACACGCAGCAAGCCGCACACACcgccctccacctcctccaacACCTCTTCGAcaccctcagcagccccagcacccccgcGCACTGGCTCCACACCGCACGCCACGACCTCCTCAACCAGCTTCAGCACCACATCCACCACCTCGAGCGCTGCTTCCCAGCCGACGCCGCGCGCCTCCACAGGCGAGGGCCCCGCAACCTTCACCTCAGCATCAACAAGTACTTCGGCTGCATCCAACACTTCCTCCAGAACCACACCTACAGCCCCTGCGCATGGGACCACGTCCGCCTCGAGGCTCACGCCTGCTTCCAGCGCATCCACCGCCTCACCCGCACCATGCGCTAA
- the LOC137848394 gene encoding interferon-like: protein MPGPSAPPPPAIYSALALLLLFTPPANAFSCSPLRLHNSAFAWDSLQLLRDMAPSPTQPCPQQHAPCSFPDTLLDTNDTQQAAHTALHLLQHLFDTLSSPSTPAHWLHTARHDLLNQLQHHIHHLERCFPADAARLHRRGPRNLHLSINKYFGCIQHFLQNHTYSPCAWDHVRLEAHACFQRIHRLTRTMR from the coding sequence ATGCCTGGGCCAtcagctccaccaccaccagccaTCTACAGCGCCCtggccctcctgctcctcttcacGCCTCCCGCCAAcgccttctcctgcagccccctgcgcCTCCACAACAGCGCCTTCGCCTGggacagcctccagctcctccgcGACatggctcccagccccacacagccctgcccgCAGCAACACGCGCCTTGCTCCTTCCCGGACACCCTCCTGGACACCAACGACACGCAGCAAGCCGCACACACcgccctccacctcctccaacACCTCTTCGAcaccctcagcagccccagcacccccgcGCACTGGCTCCACACCGCACGCCACGACCTCCTCAACCAGCTTCAGCACCACATCCACCACCTCGAGCGCTGCTTCCCAGCCGACGCCGCGCGCCTCCACAGGCGAGGGCCCCGCAACCTTCACCTCAGCATCAACAAGTACTTCGGCTGCATCCAACACTTCCTCCAGAACCACACCTACAGCCCCTGCGCATGGGACCACGTCCGCCTCGAGGCTCACGCCTGCTTCCAGCGCATCCACCGCCTCACCCGCACCATGCGCTAA